Proteins from a genomic interval of Chryseobacterium indologenes:
- a CDS encoding TlpA family protein disulfide reductase, whose protein sequence is MSCSKKVEVKGKITGGSPLDRIEFVEASGVGTLPLVNIGLDKDGNFSGSFEAPKDGMYVINYATRQNLIYLEKGQSVTISGNGATFPNEYVITGDAKKNNDFLSASQKFLATYAGKVNLGALMGGDEAAFLKGMHKVEADINKNVDELAKKNNPSKGLLEWKKNDVKVTILNLLANYEMSHGPMSGNPSYKASKAFKDYETALDNDKEAMVKTIPLYRQYLLVKMTPDFQKYAEANSKGKTDITTSEMFAQYLKTKKDISQTAKDYLLAFVMAQADIHPTSPAKNIDKIKKLIDTDIKDATIKSNLLKMQVAITGLKIGEAAPEAPLVKQDGKSYNLSENKGKPYMLFFYASWNPYIAEATVPVLKEVVNFYKSKMNFVFVNVDDTKDQFVKTSNSLLKGIQGVNVYGEKGMESEIAKKYGVYGFKLPCYVIIDKDGKIASRSFVNLGEQELVTILDKLTGLAAPRVDPNAQMQPQLQIDPSAQPGAPQPANPHPAQTK, encoded by the coding sequence ATGTCTTGTTCAAAAAAAGTAGAAGTAAAAGGAAAAATCACCGGAGGCTCACCATTAGACAGAATTGAATTTGTGGAAGCTTCAGGAGTAGGGACCCTTCCTTTGGTTAATATAGGTCTTGATAAAGATGGGAATTTTTCCGGAAGCTTTGAAGCTCCTAAAGATGGAATGTATGTAATCAACTATGCGACCAGACAAAATCTGATTTACCTTGAAAAAGGACAAAGTGTTACGATCTCAGGGAATGGAGCTACTTTCCCTAATGAATACGTTATTACAGGTGACGCTAAAAAAAATAATGACTTTCTTTCCGCCAGCCAGAAATTTTTGGCCACCTATGCAGGTAAAGTTAACTTAGGAGCATTAATGGGTGGTGACGAAGCTGCCTTTTTGAAAGGAATGCACAAAGTAGAAGCAGACATCAATAAAAATGTTGATGAGCTTGCAAAAAAGAACAATCCTAGCAAAGGACTTTTAGAATGGAAGAAAAATGATGTTAAAGTAACGATTCTTAACCTTCTTGCCAACTACGAGATGTCTCACGGTCCAATGTCCGGAAATCCTTCATACAAAGCTTCTAAAGCATTCAAAGACTATGAAACGGCATTAGATAATGATAAAGAAGCTATGGTGAAGACCATTCCGCTTTACAGACAGTATCTATTGGTGAAAATGACTCCTGATTTCCAGAAGTATGCTGAAGCAAACAGCAAAGGAAAAACTGATATTACAACTTCTGAAATGTTTGCTCAATACCTGAAAACTAAAAAAGACATTTCTCAGACTGCAAAAGACTATCTTTTGGCATTTGTAATGGCTCAGGCTGATATTCATCCTACTTCTCCTGCTAAAAATATCGACAAAATTAAAAAGCTGATCGATACAGATATTAAAGATGCTACCATCAAAAGTAACCTGTTAAAAATGCAGGTGGCTATCACAGGACTTAAAATCGGTGAAGCTGCACCTGAAGCTCCATTGGTAAAGCAGGACGGTAAATCTTATAACCTTTCTGAAAACAAAGGAAAACCGTATATGCTATTTTTCTATGCTTCATGGAACCCTTATATTGCTGAAGCTACAGTACCGGTTCTGAAAGAGGTGGTCAACTTTTACAAGTCTAAAATGAACTTTGTATTTGTGAACGTAGATGATACAAAAGATCAGTTTGTAAAAACGAGCAACTCTTTACTGAAAGGAATTCAGGGAGTAAATGTATATGGTGAAAAAGGAATGGAATCTGAAATCGCTAAAAAATACGGTGTTTACGGATTTAAATTACCTTGCTATGTAATCATTGATAAGGACGGAAAGATTGCCAGCAGATCTTTCGTGAACCTGGGTGAGCAGGAACTTGTAACTATTTTGGATAAACTGACAGGTCTTGCTGCCCCGAGAGTAGATCCGAATGCACAAATGCAGCCGCAGCTGCAGATTGATCCTTCTGCACAACCGGGGGCTCCACAGCCTGCAAACCCGCACCCGGCTCAGACGAAATAA
- a CDS encoding succinate dehydrogenase/fumarate reductase iron-sulfur subunit, giving the protein MKIWRQKNSKTKGQFETYKISDVSTDSSFLEMLDILNENLINEGKEPIAFDHDCREGICGMCSLYINGRAHGPDTGITTCQLHMRMFKDGETIVIEPWRSAAFPVIKDLMVDRSAFDRVMAAGGFISVNTSGNTLDANAIPVPKEDADRAMDAAACIGCGACVATCKNGSAMLFVGAKVSQFALLPQGRVEAKRRVLNMVKAMDEEGFGNCSNTGACEIECPKGISLENIARMNREYMAALVDQG; this is encoded by the coding sequence CTGAAAATTTGGAGACAAAAAAATAGTAAAACTAAAGGTCAGTTTGAGACCTATAAAATATCAGATGTTTCTACAGACTCTTCATTCCTGGAGATGCTGGACATCCTGAACGAAAATTTAATTAACGAAGGAAAGGAACCAATCGCTTTTGACCACGACTGTCGTGAAGGAATCTGTGGAATGTGTTCTCTATACATCAACGGTAGAGCACACGGTCCGGATACAGGTATCACAACTTGCCAGCTTCACATGAGAATGTTCAAAGATGGTGAAACAATCGTTATTGAGCCATGGAGAAGTGCTGCTTTCCCTGTTATTAAAGACTTAATGGTAGACAGAAGCGCATTCGACAGAGTAATGGCTGCAGGTGGTTTTATTTCTGTAAACACTTCAGGAAACACATTGGATGCTAACGCAATTCCTGTTCCTAAAGAAGATGCAGACAGAGCAATGGATGCTGCTGCTTGTATCGGATGTGGTGCTTGTGTAGCTACATGTAAAAACGGTTCTGCTATGCTATTCGTTGGAGCTAAAGTTTCTCAGTTTGCTTTATTACCACAAGGTAGAGTAGAAGCGAAGAGAAGAGTTCTGAACATGGTGAAAGCGATGGACGAAGAAGGATTCGGAAACTGTTCCAACACAGGAGCTTGTGAGATTGAGTGTCCTAAAGGTATTTCTCTTGAGAATATCGCAAGAATGAACAGAGAATACATGGCTGCTTTAGTAGATCAAGGATAG
- a CDS encoding fumarate reductase/succinate dehydrogenase flavoprotein subunit produces MSKLDSKIPAGPLKDKWKNHKDHMNLVAPNNRDKIDIIVVGTGLAGGSAAATLAEQGYNVKAFCYQDSPRRAHSIAAQGGINAAKNYQGDGDSTYRLFYDTIKGGDYRAREANVYRLAEVSANIIDQCVSQGVPFGRDYGGQLDNRSFGGVQVKRTFYAKGQTGQQLLLGAYSAMSRQIGKGRIKMYNRHEMLDLVIVDGKARGIIARNLVTGEIERHSAHAVVIASGGYGNVYFLSTNAMGSNVSAAWKIHKKGAYFANPCYVQIHPTCIPVHGTQQSKLTLMSESLRNSGRIWVPKKIEDSVAIREGKLRPENIKEEDRDYYLERRYPAFGNLVPRDVASRAAKERCDAGFGIENNDTQEGVYLDFSTEIMKKGREAAIEKHIHNPTDQQIYDLGKSWVEEKYGNLFVMYEKITADDPYKTPMKIYPAVHYTMGGVWVDYNLQSTIPGCFVIGEANFSDHGANRLGASALMQGLADGYFVLPYTIADYLSADIRTGAIPTNSGAFDEAEKGIKEKINFFLNNKGTHSVDHFHKQLGHIMWNKVGMGRTPEGLREAIKEIEEVRNNFWKNVKVPGEGEGMNTELEKAFRVADFLELGQLMAIDALHRNESCGGHFREDHSTPDGEAERDDVNYKYVGAWEYQGADINAEVLHKEELIYDNIEVKTRSYK; encoded by the coding sequence ATGAGTAAATTAGATTCAAAAATTCCGGCGGGTCCTCTAAAAGACAAGTGGAAAAATCATAAAGACCATATGAACCTTGTTGCACCAAACAACAGAGATAAGATTGATATTATTGTTGTAGGTACAGGTTTGGCAGGAGGTTCTGCAGCAGCAACTTTAGCTGAGCAGGGATATAACGTAAAAGCATTCTGCTACCAGGATTCTCCAAGAAGAGCGCACTCTATTGCAGCCCAAGGAGGGATCAACGCAGCTAAAAACTATCAGGGTGACGGTGACTCTACGTACAGACTGTTCTATGATACCATCAAAGGTGGTGACTATAGAGCAAGAGAGGCTAACGTTTACAGATTAGCTGAAGTTTCAGCAAATATTATTGACCAGTGTGTTTCTCAGGGTGTTCCTTTTGGTAGAGACTACGGAGGTCAGCTGGATAACCGTTCATTTGGTGGGGTTCAGGTAAAAAGAACTTTCTATGCAAAAGGACAGACAGGACAGCAGTTATTATTAGGTGCATACTCTGCAATGAGCCGTCAGATCGGTAAAGGAAGAATCAAAATGTATAACCGTCATGAGATGCTTGACCTTGTTATTGTTGACGGAAAAGCAAGAGGAATCATCGCTAGAAACCTGGTGACAGGTGAAATCGAAAGACATTCTGCTCACGCAGTAGTTATTGCATCCGGAGGATACGGAAACGTATATTTCCTTTCTACCAACGCAATGGGATCAAACGTTTCTGCAGCATGGAAAATTCATAAGAAAGGAGCTTACTTCGCAAACCCTTGCTACGTACAGATTCACCCGACTTGTATTCCTGTTCACGGAACTCAGCAGTCTAAACTGACTTTGATGTCTGAATCATTAAGAAACTCAGGAAGAATCTGGGTTCCTAAAAAGATTGAAGATTCAGTAGCGATCAGAGAAGGTAAATTAAGACCTGAAAACATTAAAGAAGAAGATAGAGATTATTATCTGGAAAGAAGATATCCTGCATTCGGTAACCTTGTACCTAGAGACGTTGCATCTAGAGCTGCTAAGGAAAGATGTGATGCCGGATTCGGTATTGAAAATAATGATACGCAGGAAGGTGTTTACCTTGATTTCTCAACAGAGATCATGAAAAAAGGTAGAGAAGCCGCTATCGAAAAACATATTCATAACCCAACAGATCAGCAGATTTATGATTTAGGTAAGAGCTGGGTTGAGGAGAAATACGGTAACCTATTCGTAATGTACGAAAAAATTACTGCTGATGATCCTTACAAAACTCCAATGAAGATTTATCCTGCGGTACACTATACAATGGGTGGTGTATGGGTTGATTATAACCTTCAGTCTACAATCCCTGGATGTTTCGTAATCGGTGAAGCTAACTTCTCTGACCACGGTGCCAACAGATTGGGAGCATCTGCATTGATGCAGGGTCTTGCAGACGGATATTTCGTACTTCCTTATACTATCGCAGATTACCTTTCGGCAGATATCAGAACAGGAGCTATTCCTACCAATTCAGGAGCATTTGACGAGGCTGAGAAAGGAATTAAAGAAAAAATTAATTTCTTCCTGAATAATAAAGGAACACATTCAGTAGACCACTTCCATAAACAATTAGGACACATCATGTGGAATAAAGTAGGTATGGGAAGAACTCCTGAAGGATTAAGAGAAGCGATCAAAGAAATAGAAGAAGTAAGAAACAACTTCTGGAAAAATGTAAAAGTTCCTGGAGAAGGAGAAGGAATGAACACTGAGCTTGAAAAAGCATTCAGAGTAGCAGACTTCCTTGAACTAGGTCAATTAATGGCTATCGATGCACTACACAGAAATGAATCTTGTGGTGGACATTTCCGTGAAGATCACTCCACTCCGGATGGTGAAGCGGAAAGAGATGACGTAAACTACAAATACGTCGGAGCTTGGGAATATCAGGGAGCAGATATCAACGCGGAAGTGTTGCATAAAGAAGAACTGATATATGACAACATCGAGGTTAAAACTAGAAGTTATAAATAA
- a CDS encoding succinate dehydrogenase cytochrome b subunit, producing the protein MAGLTSSTIGRKYAMALSAMFLLVFLILHLTTNLLSVLNKDAFNTASDFMGYNPFVQFLMQPILGFAVIFHFVMGFVLEIKNNKARPVKYESNNASMNSSWMSRNMIISGAVVLAFLALHLYDFWLHEINYKYVEGIAPDAERFWPELHEKFADLWRVALYVISFVLLGLHLAHGFQSSFQSIGARHPKYTPVIKAFGKWYSILIPAGFIIVAVFHFITQ; encoded by the coding sequence ATGGCAGGTTTAACGAGTTCTACGATAGGTAGAAAATACGCTATGGCATTATCAGCTATGTTTTTGCTGGTTTTTCTTATACTGCATTTGACAACCAATTTGTTATCAGTCCTGAACAAAGATGCTTTTAATACAGCATCTGACTTTATGGGCTATAATCCTTTTGTGCAGTTCTTAATGCAGCCGATTCTTGGTTTTGCAGTAATTTTCCATTTTGTAATGGGATTTGTACTGGAAATTAAGAATAACAAAGCGCGTCCGGTAAAGTATGAATCAAACAATGCTTCTATGAATTCTTCATGGATGTCCAGAAATATGATTATTTCCGGAGCTGTTGTTTTAGCTTTTCTGGCGCTTCACTTGTATGATTTCTGGTTGCATGAAATCAATTACAAATATGTGGAAGGAATCGCTCCTGATGCAGAACGTTTCTGGCCGGAGCTTCATGAGAAGTTTGCCGATCTTTGGAGAGTAGCTTTATATGTGATTTCTTTTGTTCTATTAGGTTTACACTTAGCTCACGGATTCCAGTCTTCATTCCAGTCTATCGGAGCAAGACATCCAAAATATACGCCGGTGATCAAAGCTTTCGGGAAATGGTATTCGATCCTAATCCCTGCAGGATTTATCATCGTTGCAGTTTTTCATTTTATAACTCAATAA
- a CDS encoding ComEC/Rec2 family competence protein yields the protein MKLNKQPLLILVICFILGIIFQDLMLLDITWCYPIAAVAFGILIVLFFQSYFLHKARSVFLGLLFFGTGMILHFCNTSLSGKETVIKGKETIVFRISQKLNSIEKYKKYTGIIKAGNENFQSILYIPRNNPELDFTHYYKAEAFIIQPQSPQYDFQFDYARYLKRKDIDYQVFISKEISSVERKDIGLTDRIRQRRLEVLQKINQSGMSARTREFLKGIILADRTEIDPGTVEDFNKSGLVHLLAISGTHIVVIFGIFYFLAGRFIPLRFRRYVVILSLVFIWLFAAFIGFGNSVLRACIMLSVYFTFVLLQRKPDLLHSLALSAFVILIPDTQQFFDVGFQLSYLAVLGIFWLNQPLLKYFPNQDNYFKKLMFNTITISLSAQLATLPLVLYYFHQFSWVSIIANFLIVPFSEVIIVFSLVMTIFIALRIDFYMISNVYDFVIRVLLKVIHWFAEADVLFIEHIPMSLTEVFAILVIVYMLRFVIVRPNLKSSVRFVMCFFIFLMIKTGYQIYENKKNEILFLNLGKTKVFLMKKGDKARFWISDIKASEKVVKFVISPYCSSRRIRHFDIKTFPSSAQKVVFKDKIYELK from the coding sequence CTGAAATTGAATAAACAGCCGCTTCTCATCCTGGTCATATGTTTTATTCTGGGAATTATCTTCCAGGACTTGATGCTGCTTGATATTACCTGGTGTTACCCTATAGCTGCAGTTGCTTTTGGAATTTTAATTGTATTATTTTTTCAGTCTTATTTTTTACATAAAGCCCGGAGCGTTTTTCTGGGATTGTTATTTTTTGGAACAGGAATGATACTTCATTTTTGTAATACGTCATTATCCGGAAAAGAAACTGTCATCAAGGGTAAGGAAACTATTGTTTTCAGAATCTCTCAGAAATTAAACTCAATAGAAAAATATAAGAAATATACTGGTATTATAAAAGCCGGTAATGAAAATTTTCAATCGATTCTTTATATCCCAAGGAATAATCCGGAGCTTGATTTTACCCATTACTACAAGGCTGAAGCATTTATTATCCAGCCACAATCTCCGCAATATGATTTTCAGTTCGATTATGCCCGGTATCTGAAGCGCAAGGATATTGACTATCAGGTTTTTATTTCAAAAGAGATATCATCTGTTGAAAGAAAAGATATAGGCCTTACAGACAGGATCAGGCAGCGCAGGCTTGAAGTTTTGCAAAAAATAAATCAATCCGGAATGTCGGCCAGGACCAGGGAATTTCTGAAAGGAATTATTCTGGCAGACAGAACAGAAATAGATCCCGGTACCGTAGAGGACTTTAATAAATCAGGACTGGTTCATTTATTGGCTATTTCAGGAACCCATATCGTAGTTATTTTCGGAATATTTTACTTTTTGGCAGGACGGTTTATTCCCTTAAGGTTCAGGAGATATGTGGTTATACTAAGTCTTGTTTTTATTTGGTTGTTTGCCGCTTTTATTGGTTTTGGAAATTCTGTTTTGAGGGCCTGCATTATGCTGAGCGTGTATTTTACATTTGTATTGTTACAGCGCAAGCCTGATCTGCTTCACTCACTCGCATTATCCGCATTTGTTATTCTCATTCCGGATACGCAACAGTTTTTTGATGTGGGATTTCAGCTTAGTTACCTGGCCGTTTTAGGGATTTTTTGGCTCAATCAGCCTCTTTTGAAATATTTTCCTAATCAGGATAATTATTTTAAGAAGCTGATGTTTAACACGATTACCATCTCTCTGTCAGCACAGTTGGCGACACTGCCCTTGGTTTTATATTATTTTCATCAGTTTTCATGGGTTTCAATTATTGCTAATTTTCTGATTGTACCCTTTTCAGAAGTAATCATTGTGTTTTCACTCGTCATGACCATTTTTATTGCGTTGAGAATTGATTTTTATATGATCAGCAATGTATATGATTTTGTTATCAGAGTTTTGCTGAAGGTTATTCATTGGTTTGCTGAAGCAGATGTCCTGTTCATAGAACATATACCCATGAGCCTTACCGAGGTTTTCGCTATACTGGTGATCGTATATATGCTCAGATTTGTCATTGTCAGGCCCAACTTAAAAAGCAGTGTGAGATTTGTTATGTGTTTTTTTATTTTTTTAATGATAAAGACCGGGTATCAGATTTATGAAAATAAAAAGAATGAAATATTATTTCTCAACCTGGGGAAAACTAAGGTATTTTTGATGAAGAAGGGAGATAAAGCGCGCTTTTGGATTTCGGATATAAAAGCTTCTGAAAAGGTTGTGAAGTTTGTTATCAGCCCATATTGTTCTTCCAGGAGAATCAGGCATTTTGACATAAAAACGTTTCCTTCTTCCGCTCAAAAAGTAGTTTTTAAGGATAAAATATATGAGTTGAAATAG
- a CDS encoding DUF2480 family protein, with amino-acid sequence MSEEFEIRNKVAESGLINFDLTTLLPKGERKGIDLKDFLFQEMILKEKDFREKVEAINIEEYKDTYIYIYNSVDTIIPLWAYFVLTAKLTEVARKIVFGSREDLEVILMHNAIQTYDFEEMRGKRVLVKGCSDKEIPENAYIELVEQLKPMVKSLMFGEACSNVPIIKN; translated from the coding sequence ATGTCAGAAGAATTTGAAATCCGGAATAAAGTTGCTGAAAGCGGCCTTATCAATTTTGACCTTACCACTTTACTTCCAAAAGGGGAGCGAAAAGGCATTGACCTTAAAGATTTTCTTTTTCAGGAAATGATTCTTAAGGAAAAGGATTTCCGCGAAAAAGTAGAGGCCATCAATATCGAAGAATATAAAGACACTTATATTTACATCTACAATTCCGTGGATACAATCATCCCGTTATGGGCTTATTTTGTTTTAACGGCAAAGCTTACCGAAGTAGCCAGGAAAATTGTTTTTGGCAGTCGTGAAGATCTGGAGGTTATCCTCATGCATAATGCAATCCAGACCTATGATTTTGAAGAGATGAGAGGGAAACGGGTTTTGGTAAAAGGATGTTCTGATAAAGAGATTCCTGAAAATGCTTACATCGAATTGGTTGAACAGCTGAAGCCTATGGTAAAGTCCCTGATGTTTGGAGAGGCTTGTTCCAATGTACCCATTATAAAAAACTAA
- a CDS encoding DUF937 domain-containing protein, which translates to MSLIDLLTGNTSNQVAEQAENKFGISKNQVIALLAVATPLIISYLRNKSQDAKEAEALNNALDKDHNGSILNDPSQIEARQAEGGSILDHVFGGQKSNVENQLSQNTGISIDKIGPVLAMLAPLVMGYIGQQKQQSNVGAGGLGDLLGGILGNASNQAQSQQSNPLNDILGSVLGGGAGQSQSSGNPLNDILGSVLGGGGNQQQQGGGLGGILGNIFGK; encoded by the coding sequence ATGAGTTTAATTGACCTACTTACAGGGAATACCAGCAACCAGGTTGCAGAACAAGCTGAAAACAAATTCGGAATCAGCAAAAATCAGGTAATTGCCCTATTGGCAGTAGCTACACCTCTTATCATTTCTTATCTTAGAAATAAATCTCAGGATGCAAAAGAAGCAGAGGCCTTAAATAATGCTTTAGATAAAGATCATAATGGAAGTATTCTGAATGATCCGTCACAAATCGAAGCAAGACAAGCTGAAGGAGGTTCAATTCTTGACCATGTTTTTGGCGGACAAAAAAGTAATGTTGAAAACCAGCTGTCACAAAATACAGGAATTTCAATTGATAAGATTGGCCCTGTTCTGGCGATGCTGGCGCCTTTAGTAATGGGCTATATCGGTCAGCAAAAACAACAGAGCAATGTTGGTGCCGGTGGTCTGGGAGATCTATTAGGAGGAATCCTTGGAAATGCTTCTAATCAGGCTCAATCACAACAGTCTAATCCTTTAAATGACATTTTAGGAAGTGTCTTGGGAGGCGGTGCAGGACAATCTCAGTCTTCAGGAAATCCTTTGAATGATATCTTAGGAAGCGTACTGGGCGGAGGCGGAAACCAACAGCAGCAAGGAGGTGGCTTAGGCGGCATTCTTGGAAATATTTTTGGAAAATAA
- a CDS encoding 30S ribosomal protein THX, with amino-acid sequence MGKGDKKSRRGKINAGSYGKRRPRKSSKSFAVSEEKSKK; translated from the coding sequence ATGGGAAAAGGAGATAAAAAATCAAGAAGAGGAAAAATCAATGCCGGAAGCTACGGAAAAAGAAGACCTAGAAAATCTTCAAAATCGTTTGCTGTATCCGAAGAAAAATCTAAAAAGTAA
- a CDS encoding MATE family efflux transporter has product MSKYIDFFKKAFSGEETDFTKVNIRSAVLLLAIPMMLEMAMESVFALVDLYFVGHLKESGFAIQTVGLTESVLSIMYSIAIGMSMAATALVARRIGEKNPEQASRSAAQVLLVSFAITFILSLLGVLYAEEILILMGSRPEAAAYGKNFTRIMMGSSTIIMLLFLINGIFRGAGNAMIAMKSLWIANIANIILCPVLIKGLGPVPALGLTGAALATTIGRSVGVIYQLYHLLIADTQIRMKPDYFKPYFSLIKSIVKIATPGIFQFVIASCSWIFLAELVATTGGENASAGYQTALRLMMFFMLPAWGLSNAASTLVGQNMGANEMFRAEQSVMKTVKYNVIFMLIVSLIFIFMGNFLVSFFTQEAEIKDFAKSALYIMSTGFIFYGIGMVMINAFNGAGDTWTPTWVNLFGFWLFQIPLAYFLSKYLGMGPKGVFISIPAAETLITIIAFILFKKGKWKTIKV; this is encoded by the coding sequence ATGTCAAAATATATTGATTTTTTTAAAAAAGCATTTAGTGGGGAAGAAACTGATTTTACGAAAGTAAATATCAGAAGTGCAGTTCTTCTTTTAGCTATTCCTATGATGCTGGAAATGGCAATGGAGTCGGTATTTGCATTGGTAGACCTGTATTTTGTAGGGCATTTAAAAGAGAGCGGTTTTGCTATTCAGACCGTTGGGCTTACAGAATCTGTTCTTTCTATTATGTATTCAATCGCCATTGGGATGAGTATGGCAGCTACCGCTTTGGTTGCCCGGAGAATTGGTGAGAAAAATCCGGAACAGGCTTCCCGGAGTGCTGCCCAGGTGTTATTGGTCTCGTTTGCTATCACTTTTATATTGAGTTTACTGGGCGTATTGTATGCAGAAGAAATTTTGATTCTCATGGGATCAAGACCGGAAGCGGCTGCTTATGGAAAGAACTTTACGAGAATTATGATGGGAAGCAGCACGATTATTATGCTTTTGTTTTTAATTAACGGGATTTTCAGAGGAGCAGGAAATGCCATGATTGCAATGAAGAGCTTATGGATTGCCAATATAGCCAATATCATTCTGTGTCCGGTTCTGATCAAAGGACTTGGCCCGGTTCCGGCTCTGGGACTTACGGGAGCTGCATTGGCTACTACAATAGGAAGAAGTGTAGGAGTGATCTATCAACTGTATCATCTCCTGATAGCGGATACACAGATTCGTATGAAACCTGATTATTTTAAGCCTTATTTCAGCTTAATAAAATCTATTGTAAAGATTGCCACTCCGGGAATTTTTCAGTTTGTGATAGCGTCATGCAGCTGGATCTTTCTTGCAGAACTGGTGGCTACTACCGGAGGAGAAAATGCTTCTGCCGGCTACCAAACGGCTTTACGGTTGATGATGTTCTTTATGCTACCTGCATGGGGGCTAAGTAATGCTGCGTCTACGCTGGTAGGCCAAAATATGGGAGCTAATGAAATGTTTCGTGCAGAGCAGTCTGTAATGAAAACAGTAAAGTATAACGTGATTTTTATGTTGATTGTCAGCTTGATATTTATTTTTATGGGTAACTTTTTAGTAAGTTTCTTTACTCAGGAAGCGGAGATCAAGGATTTTGCCAAAAGTGCTCTTTACATTATGAGTACGGGATTTATTTTCTATGGAATAGGAATGGTTATGATCAATGCATTCAACGGAGCCGGAGATACGTGGACCCCGACATGGGTGAACCTCTTTGGATTCTGGTTGTTTCAGATTCCATTGGCTTATTTCCTTTCTAAATATTTGGGGATGGGGCCAAAAGGGGTATTTATCTCTATACCTGCTGCGGAGACATTAATCACTATAATAGCTTTTATTTTGTTTAAAAAAGGAAAATGGAAGACGATTAAAGTGTAA
- a CDS encoding ankyrin repeat domain-containing protein → MKKIISTIFLFGILASANMLSAQKLTQEKLKAIATDNIATFKKHFAPGDYNKCFSLGYESFTPLAYSALNGKKTIVNFLLNSKVDINKKCQTDTALKIAEDSKRVEIAQLLIEKGAKRD, encoded by the coding sequence ATGAAAAAAATAATCTCTACAATTTTTCTATTTGGAATTTTAGCATCTGCCAACATGCTTTCTGCTCAGAAACTGACTCAGGAAAAGTTGAAGGCTATTGCCACTGATAATATCGCAACATTTAAAAAGCATTTTGCACCCGGCGATTACAACAAATGTTTTAGTCTCGGATATGAATCGTTCACTCCGCTTGCCTACAGTGCTTTAAACGGAAAAAAGACGATTGTCAATTTTTTACTGAATAGCAAAGTCGACATTAATAAAAAATGTCAGACGGATACCGCACTCAAAATCGCAGAGGATTCAAAAAGAGTTGAAATAGCTCAATTACTTATTGAAAAAGGCGCTAAAAGAGATTAA